A single region of the Pseudomonas sp. GGS8 genome encodes:
- a CDS encoding LysE family translocator has protein sequence MEFTSGFLLSLSLCLDIGVANIAMITLAMQRGYFQGFALGLGTCVGDLIYAVLALAGMTVLLQYETVRWVLWIGGSALLLYFAAKMIHSAIYHNAVLAETADVGHNSHRKEFLRGIFLAMSSPSAILWFAAVGGTLIARSGGGGTLSSALFLGGFLCAGILWCVTLCFAASHGGKLLGDKLLRYSYMASAAIFCYFAVYVILSGYNEFIGAPTAGQLPGL, from the coding sequence ATGGAATTTACCAGTGGCTTCCTGCTCAGCCTCTCACTGTGCCTGGACATCGGCGTGGCCAATATCGCGATGATCACCCTGGCGATGCAGCGCGGCTATTTTCAAGGCTTTGCCCTGGGGCTGGGGACTTGCGTCGGTGACCTGATTTACGCAGTGCTGGCACTGGCCGGGATGACCGTATTGCTGCAGTACGAAACCGTACGTTGGGTGTTGTGGATCGGCGGGTCGGCGTTGCTGCTGTATTTCGCGGCGAAGATGATTCATTCGGCGATCTACCATAATGCGGTGTTGGCCGAGACCGCCGACGTTGGCCACAACTCCCATCGCAAAGAGTTCTTGCGGGGGATTTTCCTCGCCATGTCGTCGCCCAGTGCGATTCTCTGGTTCGCCGCGGTGGGCGGCACCCTGATTGCCCGTTCCGGTGGCGGCGGCACCCTCAGCTCGGCGTTGTTTCTCGGTGGATTTCTCTGTGCGGGAATTCTCTGGTGCGTCACGCTGTGCTTCGCGGCGAGCCATGGCGGCAAGTTGCTCGGAGACAAACTGCTGCGTTATTCCTACATGGCATCGGCCGCGATCTTCTGCTATTTCGCGGTCTACGTGATTCTATCGGGTTACAACGAGTTTATCGGTGCACCCACCGCCGGGCAGCTTCCGGGGCTCTGA